CAAGAACAGTATAAAATCCTGTAATGCTACCTTTGCAACTAATCCCCGAACGCTCAAGCAAAATGGGGATTTCTACAAAAACAGAAGGAGGATAACCCTTAGTAGTAGGCGGCTCCCCCATAGAAAGGCCAATTTCTCTCTTCGCATTTGCAAACCTTGTAATTGAATCAAACAATAAAATAACATTCATGCCCCGATCTCTAAAGTACTCAGCTATCAGTGTCGCCGTATAGGCTCCCTTATATCTTGAGATAGGAGATTCATCGGAAGTTGAAACAATTAAAACACTTTTTTTCAAGCGTTCTTCACCAAGTTCATACTTAATAAACTCATTAAGCTCGCGCCCTCTCTCACCAATAAAAGCAATTACATTAACATCCGCCTTAGAATTTTTTGCAATCATACCAAGTAAAGTAGATTTACCAACCCCAGCTCCTGAAAAAATTCCCAAACGTTGCCCCTTTGCAACTGGTAAGAATCCATCAAGAACCTTCACTCCAGTAACTATTTGTTCAGAAAAAACTCCCCTACTTAAAGGATTAATGCTGTTAAAACCTAATTCCTTGCAATATTTGCCAAAAAATTGCCCCTTATTATCAATAGGCCTCCCAAGAGAATCAATCACTCTTCCAAGTAGTTCATCACTAAGATTAATCTGTAGCCTTTTATTTAAAGAATAAACCTTATCTCCAACTTCAATACCATCTAATCCTTCATAAGCCATAAGACTAACAAGCGATCCATTAAAACCCAAAACTTCAGCATATATTTTCTTGCCATTCCTCTGTTCAATTAAACATAAATCGCCAATACTACATTTTGGGCCCAAACTCTCAACTAAAAGTCCTTTGATTCTTTTTATCTTTCCAATAAGAGATATAGATTCAATATTATCCAGCACTTTTAAATAACCTTCAAAAAAATTGTCCATCAATATTCCTTAACGCTTAAAATAGTGAAGAAAAATTCTTAACTCTTTCTTCTATTCTATCTAGCTGAGATGAAATTCGTGCATCAATTTCTCCAAAGTCAGTCTCAATAACACATCCACCCTTCCCTATATTAACATCTTCAACAACTTCCAGATTTTCTATAAGATCAAATTTAGATATAAATTCATTTTTTTGATGACTGACAATCTCCATATCATCAAGATTGACACGCACAACAATATTGGTTTTACTATTTATTTTTTTTAAAGCCTCATTTACATTTTCTATGATAACACCTTTGTGAGAATCTATAATTCTTTTTACTACCTTAACTGCGATCTGCATGACAAGATTCATTATCTGATCTCTCGAAGACTCAATAATTTCTCTTCGCTTCGAGACCAAAGAAGATATTATACTATTCAGCTTCCCTAATACTCTATCAAAATCTTCACCACCCTTCTTAAATCCTGCATCATATCCCTCCTGTCTTCCTCTAGTAACTTCAATCTCAAGTTCATTTTTTAATCTTCCCTCGTACTCTCCCACAATTCTCTCAATTTCAGAATTAGATTGTCTCTCAATTGTCTCTTTCTTATTCTCAGCTTCTCTTTGCAAAGCCTCAGCTTGTTCATTAGCCAAAGCTATTATTTGACCAGCTTTCTCTCTAGCTCCCTCAATAAGTCTAGCGCATTCAGCATCTATCTCCCTCTTAGTAAACTCATGACTACTATCAAGCTCTTCTTGCAATTTCT
The sequence above is drawn from the Candidatus Borreliella tachyglossi genome and encodes:
- a CDS encoding FliI/YscN family ATPase — protein: MDNFFEGYLKVLDNIESISLIGKIKRIKGLLVESLGPKCSIGDLCLIEQRNGKKIYAEVLGFNGSLVSLMAYEGLDGIEVGDKVYSLNKRLQINLSDELLGRVIDSLGRPIDNKGQFFGKYCKELGFNSINPLSRGVFSEQIVTGVKVLDGFLPVAKGQRLGIFSGAGVGKSTLLGMIAKNSKADVNVIAFIGERGRELNEFIKYELGEERLKKSVLIVSTSDESPISRYKGAYTATLIAEYFRDRGMNVILLFDSITRFANAKREIGLSMGEPPTTKGYPPSVFVEIPILLERSGISCKGSITGFYTVLVEGDDFTEPIADNMKAILDGHIILDRDLSDRGIYPSINILSSTSRSLHRVVNFEKQKLITRIRNLLSIYKSYEDLIRTGIYIKGSNKEVDLAILKYPKIIDFVSQGMQEEFDFENLDNAIREILA
- the fliH gene encoding flagellar assembly protein FliH gives rise to the protein MSKILYKSKEVINAVKLEFVEIANPIFESLEIKRKENEAYDIDNRSISLRNELEALMEKKQKLQEELDSSHEFTKREIDAECARLIEGAREKAGQIIALANEQAEALQREAENKKETIERQSNSEIERIVGEYEGRLKNELEIEVTRGRQEGYDAGFKKGGEDFDRVLGKLNSIISSLVSKRREIIESSRDQIMNLVMQIAVKVVKRIIDSHKGVIIENVNEALKKINSKTNIVVRVNLDDMEIVSHQKNEFISKFDLIENLEVVEDVNIGKGGCVIETDFGEIDARISSQLDRIEERVKNFSSLF